In Devosia beringensis, a single window of DNA contains:
- a CDS encoding cytochrome c1, whose protein sequence is MFNTKTILATLAVLAGLAGVSSVQAAEDVVHVEKQSWSFAGIFGTYDQNQLQRGFQVFREVCSSCHGARLIAFRTLAEEGGPSFSEEQVKALAAEYEVADAAADGGVRPAVAADLWPSPFASEQDARDANGGALPPDFSVLAKARGVHDAFPFWMFNYFTGYSEGGPDYIHALLNGYEEEAPEGFELPEGKYYNHVFPGHAIGMAPPLADGQITYTVEEGQMAVPETLEQYSTDVSAFMMWMAEPHLAGRKQTGFVVLLFLIVFAGLMYGTKRKIWAGIEH, encoded by the coding sequence ATGTTCAATACCAAGACCATCCTGGCCACCCTGGCCGTTCTGGCTGGCCTGGCGGGCGTCAGCTCGGTGCAGGCCGCAGAAGACGTCGTGCATGTCGAAAAGCAGAGCTGGAGCTTTGCCGGCATTTTTGGCACCTATGACCAGAACCAGCTGCAGCGCGGCTTCCAGGTGTTCCGGGAAGTCTGCTCAAGCTGCCATGGCGCAAGGCTGATCGCCTTCCGCACCCTGGCCGAAGAGGGCGGGCCATCGTTCTCGGAAGAACAGGTCAAGGCGCTGGCCGCCGAATATGAAGTGGCCGATGCCGCAGCCGATGGTGGCGTGCGCCCGGCCGTGGCGGCCGACCTCTGGCCGTCGCCCTTTGCCAGCGAGCAGGATGCCCGCGATGCCAATGGCGGCGCGCTGCCGCCTGACTTCTCGGTGCTGGCCAAGGCCCGTGGTGTGCACGATGCCTTCCCGTTCTGGATGTTCAACTACTTCACCGGCTATTCCGAAGGCGGTCCGGATTATATCCACGCCCTGCTGAACGGTTATGAGGAAGAAGCGCCCGAAGGCTTCGAGCTGCCGGAAGGCAAGTATTACAACCACGTGTTCCCCGGTCATGCCATCGGCATGGCGCCGCCCCTGGCGGACGGGCAGATCACCTACACCGTTGAAGAAGGCCAGATGGCCGTGCCGGAAACGCTGGAACAGTATTCCACCGACGTTTCGGCCTTCATGATGTGGATGGCCGAGCCGCACCTAGCGGGTCGCAAGCAGACCGGCTTTGTCGTGCTGCTGTTCCTGATCGTCTTCGCCGGCCTGATGTATGGCACCAAGCGCAAGATCTGGGCCGGTATCGAGCACTGA
- a CDS encoding adenine phosphoribosyltransferase, translating to MSLDLKALVRTIPDYPKQGILFRDITTLIEHPEGFKQSVEDIASRYRGRGITHVAGIEARGFIFGAGVAIALGVGFIPVRKKGKLPGETIGQNYALEYGVDTIEIHADVLDARHVVLLVDDLIATGGTAIAAVGLLRRTGARVEGAAFVIDLPALGGAAKLAGEGVTVSALMEFDGH from the coding sequence ATGTCGCTCGATCTCAAGGCCCTCGTGCGCACGATTCCGGACTACCCCAAACAGGGTATCCTGTTTCGTGACATCACCACCCTGATCGAGCATCCCGAAGGGTTCAAGCAGAGCGTCGAGGACATTGCCAGCCGCTATCGCGGGCGGGGCATAACCCATGTCGCCGGCATCGAGGCACGCGGCTTCATCTTCGGGGCCGGCGTGGCCATCGCGCTGGGCGTCGGCTTCATTCCGGTGCGCAAGAAGGGCAAGCTGCCCGGCGAGACCATCGGACAGAACTATGCGCTCGAATATGGCGTGGACACCATCGAGATCCATGCCGATGTGCTGGATGCTCGCCATGTGGTGCTGCTGGTGGACGACCTGATCGCCACCGGGGGCACCGCCATCGCCGCTGTCGGCCTGTTGCGGCGTACCGGGGCCCGGGTTGAGGGCGCCGCCTTCGTGATCGACCTGCCGGCGCTGGGCGGCGCTGCCAAGCTGGCCGGCGAAGGCGTCACGGTCAGCGCGCTGATGGAATTCGACGGACACTGA
- a CDS encoding GFA family protein, translated as MTLIATCHCGATKIELPRHPTEAASCNCTYCARAGAVWAYYAPGELTFLSRSDERSYSTAPEIHQHYFCGNCGMQTWGDSPDWASLYNADGTPKDGAGGGIPAQRKFGLNLRLVDDIDWSKVTVEQLDGRHNW; from the coding sequence ATGACCCTGATCGCCACCTGCCATTGCGGCGCCACCAAGATCGAACTGCCACGCCACCCCACTGAAGCGGCCAGCTGCAACTGCACCTATTGCGCGCGTGCGGGCGCCGTCTGGGCCTATTACGCGCCAGGGGAACTCACCTTCCTGTCGCGCAGCGATGAGCGCAGCTACTCGACGGCGCCCGAGATCCACCAGCATTATTTCTGCGGCAATTGCGGCATGCAGACCTGGGGCGACAGCCCCGACTGGGCCAGCCTCTACAATGCCGATGGCACGCCCAAGGACGGCGCTGGCGGCGGCATACCAGCCCAGCGCAAGTTCGGCCTTAACCTGCGGCTGGTGGACGATATCGACTGGTCAAAGGTGACGGTGGAACAGCTGGACGGACGCCACAACTGGTAG
- a CDS encoding TerC family protein: METLFAALTGEFLGTPVYFWVAFVTIVIALLVFDLGILHKDEREIGAAESLKLYGFYVTIAMAFGGWVWWQRGAEAGLEFYTAYLIEQSLAMDNMFVIATIFGFLAIPRLYQHRVLFWGILGVVFLRAILIGLGAALVYQFSWILFIFGAFLVFTGFRMFKHQDEKPDIESNFAFKFLRKHFRITDKLHGHDFTVRQPDPKSGKLVVWLTPLAVALIMVEVVDLIFAVDSVPAVFAVTQDTFIVYTSNIFAILGLRALYFALAAAMNRFRYLQTSLAIILVLVGIKIFLVPLGYHIDTLLSLIVTLSILGGGVIFSLWKTRNEPDISAADEPETGQLKP; this comes from the coding sequence ATGGAAACGCTGTTTGCTGCCCTGACGGGCGAATTTTTGGGTACGCCCGTTTATTTCTGGGTGGCCTTCGTCACCATTGTCATTGCCCTGTTGGTTTTCGACCTCGGCATCCTGCACAAGGATGAGCGCGAGATCGGCGCAGCCGAAAGCCTCAAGCTCTACGGCTTCTATGTGACCATCGCCATGGCCTTCGGCGGCTGGGTCTGGTGGCAGCGCGGCGCTGAAGCCGGGCTTGAATTCTATACCGCCTACCTGATCGAACAATCGCTGGCGATGGACAACATGTTCGTCATCGCCACCATTTTCGGCTTCCTCGCCATTCCCCGCCTTTACCAGCATCGCGTGCTGTTCTGGGGCATTCTGGGCGTGGTATTCCTGCGCGCCATCCTGATCGGCCTGGGTGCTGCCCTGGTCTACCAGTTCAGCTGGATCCTGTTCATTTTCGGCGCCTTCCTGGTGTTCACCGGGTTCCGCATGTTCAAGCACCAGGATGAAAAGCCGGACATCGAATCCAATTTCGCCTTCAAGTTCCTGCGCAAACATTTCCGCATTACCGACAAGCTGCACGGCCACGATTTTACCGTCCGCCAGCCCGATCCCAAATCCGGCAAGCTGGTTGTCTGGCTGACCCCGCTGGCCGTGGCCTTGATCATGGTGGAAGTCGTCGACCTGATCTTTGCCGTGGACTCCGTGCCGGCTGTGTTCGCCGTGACGCAGGATACCTTCATCGTCTACACCTCCAACATCTTCGCCATCCTCGGCCTGCGCGCGCTCTACTTCGCTCTCGCTGCCGCCATGAACCGCTTCCGCTACCTGCAGACCTCGCTGGCGATCATCCTGGTGCTGGTCGGCATCAAGATCTTCCTGGTGCCACTGGGCTATCATATCGACACGCTGCTCTCGCTGATCGTTACCCTCTCCATCCTGGGTGGCGGCGTCATCTTCTCGCTCTGGAAGACCCGCAACGAGCCTGACATCAGCGCTGCGGACGAACCCGAGACCGGTCAGCTCAAGCCCTGA
- a CDS encoding MaoC family dehydratase, producing MTRWFEDIVLGEVYPLGSHTFDADEIVRFATLYDAQYFHLDAEAAKHSHFGGLVASGWHTVSVGHRLMVDTLFAEEERLRAMGLEPGVSGPSPGVNSMDFKVPVRPGDTVSYELVVTDKRASNSIPGWGLLFNRLTALNQRGELVYRADLVGFSKLRDYRTPLRLKLMLALGKLPLLGPLLKRRA from the coding sequence ATGACCCGCTGGTTCGAAGACATCGTGCTGGGCGAGGTCTATCCGCTCGGCAGCCACACTTTTGACGCCGACGAGATCGTGCGCTTTGCCACGCTTTACGATGCACAATACTTTCACCTCGATGCCGAAGCGGCCAAGCACAGCCATTTCGGCGGCCTGGTGGCCAGCGGCTGGCACACCGTCAGCGTCGGCCATCGCCTGATGGTCGATACACTGTTTGCCGAAGAAGAACGCCTGCGGGCCATGGGCCTTGAGCCCGGCGTCTCCGGCCCCTCCCCCGGCGTCAATTCCATGGATTTCAAGGTCCCCGTCCGCCCCGGCGACACAGTGAGCTACGAACTGGTGGTCACCGACAAGCGGGCCTCCAACTCCATTCCCGGCTGGGGCCTGCTGTTCAACCGGCTGACCGCGCTCAACCAGCGCGGCGAACTGGTCTATCGCGCCGATCTGGTCGGCTTTTCCAAGCTGCGCGACTATCGGACACCGCTGCGCCTCAAGCTGATGCTGGCCCTCGGCAAATTGCCGCTGCTGGGCCCGCTTCTCAAACGCCGTGCTTGA
- a CDS encoding MaoC family dehydratase — MTNPVTHDRRHFEDLAVGEVITLGQTRVTKAMIIAFATEFDPFPFHLDEAAAKASLLGGLASSGWQTGALSLRMLVDAFLSKIASAGGLGFSDLKWKNPVMVDDTIGGTVTIVDLRRSAGHPQWGIVTLDFDVRNQKGAPVLTMRLANLVDTRNAGAPA, encoded by the coding sequence ATGACCAATCCTGTCACGCACGATCGCCGCCATTTCGAGGATCTCGCCGTCGGCGAAGTCATCACCCTGGGCCAGACCCGAGTGACCAAGGCGATGATCATTGCCTTTGCGACCGAGTTCGATCCCTTCCCGTTCCATCTCGATGAGGCGGCGGCCAAGGCCAGCCTGCTGGGCGGTCTTGCCTCGAGCGGCTGGCAGACCGGGGCACTCAGCCTGCGCATGCTGGTCGACGCCTTCCTCAGCAAGATCGCCTCGGCCGGCGGGCTCGGCTTCTCCGACCTCAAATGGAAGAACCCGGTCATGGTCGATGACACCATTGGCGGCACCGTGACCATTGTCGACCTGCGTCGCTCGGCCGGGCACCCGCAATGGGGCATTGTCACGCTCGACTTCGACGTGCGCAACCAGAAGGGCGCGCCGGTGCTGACCATGCGCCTGGCCAATCTGGTCGACACGCGCAACGCGGGAGCCCCGGCATGA
- a CDS encoding AraC family transcriptional regulator, whose product MLTELIDHGHKVRRLTLPKSAVPLHCMAVSAGYEQRLNEVYSWDGLQRGDAPFLVIQHTLVGEGRLDFAGVHYRLTPGQTMVLSLPHAHRYWLERGQHWQYFWMVLNGRESLRLARQIIDASGPVMTLSPAIVDRLAAACLTLIARSDITPGEASAASYAAMAALHDGVFAASAATERPLPPAINRVLAHIDAHLTGPLQVERLADIADMSRGHFVRQFTQATGMAPSAHVLARRIERIERLLLATDMSVAAIAKATGFADANYLAKAFRRQTGMAPLQFRTSGRLAAGT is encoded by the coding sequence GTGCTCACTGAACTCATCGACCATGGCCACAAGGTGCGCCGACTGACTCTGCCCAAGAGCGCCGTGCCTCTCCATTGCATGGCCGTGAGCGCCGGCTATGAGCAGCGGCTGAACGAAGTCTATTCCTGGGACGGCCTGCAGCGCGGCGATGCGCCGTTTCTGGTGATCCAGCATACGCTGGTCGGCGAAGGCCGGCTCGATTTCGCCGGCGTCCATTATCGGCTGACACCCGGCCAGACCATGGTACTCAGCCTGCCCCATGCCCATCGCTACTGGCTCGAACGCGGCCAGCATTGGCAATATTTCTGGATGGTGCTCAATGGCCGCGAATCCCTGCGGCTGGCGCGCCAGATCATCGATGCATCAGGGCCGGTCATGACCTTGTCCCCTGCCATTGTCGACCGGCTGGCCGCGGCCTGCCTGACGCTGATCGCGCGCAGCGACATCACCCCGGGCGAGGCCTCAGCCGCCAGTTATGCCGCCATGGCGGCGCTGCATGACGGCGTCTTTGCAGCCAGTGCCGCCACCGAACGGCCGCTGCCGCCTGCCATCAACCGCGTTCTCGCCCATATCGATGCCCATCTCACCGGCCCGCTGCAGGTCGAGCGCCTGGCGGACATCGCCGACATGAGCCGCGGCCACTTCGTGCGCCAGTTTACCCAGGCCACTGGAATGGCGCCTTCGGCCCATGTCCTGGCCCGCCGCATCGAGCGCATAGAGCGGCTGCTGCTGGCCACCGACATGAGCGTGGCCGCCATCGCCAAGGCCACCGGCTTTGCCGACGCCAATTATCTGGCCAAGGCCTTCCGGCGCCAGACCGGCATGGCGCCCCTGCAGTTCCGGACATCGGGGCGGCTGGCGGCAGGCACATGA
- the melA gene encoding alpha-glucosidase/alpha-galactosidase: protein MSFKVTVIGAGSIGFTKTLISDLLKVPEFVGCEFALTDINPANLDMVKQVIETIVSVNKLPAKVTATTDRRAAITGARYIMSCVRVGGLEAFATDISIPLRYGVDQCVGDTICAGGILYGQRNIPVILDFCKDIKEVAEPGALFLNYANPMAMNTWAAEMYGGVNVVGLCHGVQHGAHQIANVLGVTDDELDYVCAGINHQTWYIDIRAKGRKIEADELIAGFEAHPVYSRQEKVRIDVLKRFGVYSTESNGHLSEYLPWYRKRPEEIGRWIDMSDWIHGETGGYLRYSTERRNWFETDFPMFKEQANKPLSEHKRTSEHASHIIEAMETGRVYRGHFNRRNNGIITNLPDDAIIESPGFVDRFGINMIEGITLPTACAATCSVSVSVQRLSVEAAMTGNIDTLKLAVLHDPLVGAICTPDEVWAMVDEMVVAQAQWLPQYADAIPAAKARMAKSTVKTRDWDGAARKKVRSVEELREVVGGHH, encoded by the coding sequence ATGTCATTCAAAGTTACCGTTATCGGCGCCGGCTCGATCGGCTTCACCAAGACACTGATCTCGGACCTGCTCAAGGTGCCAGAATTCGTCGGCTGCGAGTTCGCGCTGACCGATATCAACCCGGCGAACCTGGACATGGTCAAACAGGTGATCGAGACAATCGTGTCGGTGAACAAGCTGCCGGCCAAGGTCACCGCCACCACCGATCGGCGCGCGGCGATCACCGGCGCACGCTACATCATGAGCTGCGTGCGGGTGGGTGGGCTCGAGGCCTTCGCCACCGATATTTCGATTCCGCTGCGCTATGGCGTCGACCAGTGCGTGGGCGACACGATCTGTGCCGGCGGCATTCTCTATGGGCAGCGCAATATCCCGGTGATCCTGGACTTCTGCAAGGATATCAAGGAAGTGGCCGAGCCTGGCGCACTGTTTCTCAACTATGCCAACCCCATGGCGATGAACACCTGGGCGGCCGAGATGTATGGCGGCGTCAATGTCGTCGGCCTGTGCCACGGGGTGCAGCACGGCGCCCATCAGATCGCCAATGTGCTGGGCGTGACTGACGACGAACTGGACTATGTCTGCGCCGGCATCAACCACCAGACCTGGTATATCGACATCCGCGCCAAGGGCCGCAAGATTGAAGCCGATGAACTCATCGCCGGTTTCGAGGCGCATCCGGTCTATTCCAGGCAGGAGAAGGTGCGCATCGACGTGCTCAAGCGCTTCGGGGTTTATTCCACCGAGTCCAACGGGCATCTGAGCGAATATCTGCCCTGGTACCGCAAGCGGCCCGAGGAAATCGGCCGCTGGATCGACATGAGCGACTGGATCCACGGCGAGACTGGCGGCTATCTGCGCTACTCGACCGAACGCCGCAACTGGTTCGAGACCGATTTCCCGATGTTCAAGGAACAGGCCAACAAGCCGCTGAGCGAGCACAAGCGGACCAGCGAGCATGCCAGCCACATTATCGAGGCAATGGAAACAGGCCGGGTCTATCGCGGCCATTTCAACCGCAGAAACAATGGCATCATCACCAATCTGCCCGACGACGCGATCATCGAAAGCCCGGGCTTTGTCGACCGTTTCGGCATCAACATGATCGAGGGCATCACCCTGCCAACCGCCTGCGCCGCCACCTGCTCGGTCTCGGTCTCGGTGCAGCGGCTCTCGGTGGAGGCGGCCATGACCGGCAATATCGATACGCTCAAGCTGGCCGTGCTGCATGACCCGCTGGTGGGCGCTATCTGCACCCCGGACGAGGTCTGGGCCATGGTCGACGAGATGGTCGTCGCCCAGGCGCAGTGGCTGCCGCAATATGCCGATGCCATCCCGGCCGCCAAGGCGCGCATGGCCAAGTCGACGGTCAAGACCCGCGACTGGGACGGCGCCGCCCGCAAAAAGGTCCGCTCGGTCGAAGAACTGCGCGAAGTGGTGGGCGGTCACCACTAG
- the melA gene encoding alpha-glucosidase/alpha-galactosidase has translation MANPKITFIGAGSAVFMKNIVGDILQRPALAGATIRLMDINPTRLEESEIIAKKLIATLGVSARVETFSNQRQALDGTNFVVVCFQIGGYEPSTVIDFDIPKKYNLRQTIADTLGVGGIMRGLRTVPHLWSICEDMLQVAPEAIMLQYVNPMAINTWAISERYPTIKQVGLCHSVQGTAMELAHDLDIPYENIRYRSAGINHMAFYLKFEHRQADGSYKDLYPELHRAYAEGRAPKPTWNPRCPNKVRYEMLKRLGYFVTESSEHFAEYTPYFIKEGREDLIEKFGIPLDEYPKRCVEQIAKWKQTSEDYKKADRIEVKQSKEYASSIVNSVWTGEPSVIYGNLRNNGVITSLPNNAAVEVPCLVDDNGIQPTYIGELPPQLTALMRTNINVQELTVRAMMEENREHIYHAAMMDPHTAAELDLEQIWNVVDDLIEAHGSMLPGWTQGPRKQRVA, from the coding sequence ATGGCAAATCCAAAAATCACTTTCATCGGCGCCGGCTCGGCGGTGTTCATGAAGAATATCGTCGGCGATATCCTGCAGCGCCCCGCGCTGGCAGGTGCCACGATCCGGCTGATGGACATCAATCCCACCCGGCTCGAAGAGAGCGAAATCATCGCCAAGAAGCTGATCGCCACGCTGGGCGTTTCGGCCAGGGTCGAGACATTTTCCAATCAGCGCCAGGCACTCGATGGCACAAATTTCGTCGTCGTCTGCTTCCAGATCGGCGGCTACGAGCCCTCGACGGTGATCGATTTCGACATTCCCAAAAAGTACAATCTGCGCCAGACCATCGCCGATACGCTGGGCGTGGGCGGCATCATGCGCGGCCTGCGCACCGTGCCCCATCTCTGGAGCATCTGCGAGGACATGCTGCAGGTCGCCCCCGAGGCGATCATGCTGCAATATGTCAACCCGATGGCCATCAACACCTGGGCCATCTCGGAAAGATACCCCACCATCAAGCAGGTCGGCCTCTGCCACTCGGTACAGGGCACGGCCATGGAGCTGGCCCACGATCTGGACATTCCCTACGAGAACATCCGCTACCGCTCGGCCGGCATCAACCACATGGCCTTCTATCTCAAGTTTGAGCATCGCCAGGCCGACGGCTCCTACAAGGATCTCTATCCCGAACTGCACCGCGCCTATGCCGAAGGCCGCGCCCCAAAACCGACATGGAATCCGCGCTGCCCCAACAAGGTGCGCTACGAAATGCTCAAGCGCCTGGGCTACTTCGTCACCGAAAGTTCAGAGCACTTCGCCGAATACACGCCCTACTTCATCAAGGAGGGCCGCGAGGACCTGATCGAAAAGTTCGGCATTCCGCTCGACGAATATCCCAAGCGCTGCGTCGAGCAGATCGCCAAGTGGAAGCAGACCTCCGAGGACTACAAGAAGGCCGACCGCATCGAGGTCAAGCAGTCCAAGGAATACGCCAGTTCCATCGTCAACTCGGTCTGGACCGGCGAGCCTTCGGTGATCTACGGCAACCTGCGCAATAACGGCGTCATCACCAGCCTGCCCAACAATGCGGCCGTCGAAGTGCCCTGCCTCGTCGACGACAACGGCATCCAGCCCACCTATATCGGCGAACTGCCCCCACAGCTGACCGCGCTGATGCGCACCAATATCAATGTGCAGGAACTGACCGTCCGCGCCATGATGGAAGAAAACCGCGAGCACATCTATCACGCCGCCATGATGGACCCGCACACCGCCGCCGAACTCGATCTCGAGCAGATCTGGAACGTCGTCGACGACCTGATCGAAGCCCATGGCAGCATGCTGCCGGGCTGGACCCAGGGCCCGCGCAAGCAGCGCGTGGCCTGA
- a CDS encoding ABC transporter ATP-binding protein → MNEPKFTPVSNDRHDLGSHGRELILDARNIGVDFKVEGGTVNAVRDVSFQLHKGETIALVGESGSGKSVTARTLMKLLTKRATILPETQITLSGQNIVTMTDKQMRKLRGNDLAMIFQEPMSSLNPVYTIGQQLCEVLHLHNRMSRADAMKKAEALLEEVQIPEPKARLNNYPHQLSGGQRQRVMIAMALANRPDVLIADEPTTALDVTVQAQILHLIDNLKDKYGMAVILITHDLTIVRQFSEYVYVMQNGRVQEHNATEALFANPQHAYTKHLLASEPKGTALPLAEGAHETVLEGKEVKVSFTLKRGGFFKPDFFELKAVDNLDIKLMRHETLGIVGESGSGKTTFGQALIRLIGNQGGQIFFDGEPIHDKDRAAMRPLRSRMQIVFQDPFASLNPRMSIRQIIEEGLIVNQIGANGRERVDRVRQALVDAGMPDTILNRFPHEFSGGQRQRIAIARAIALEPEFILLDEPTSALDLSVQAQIIDLLRKLQDEKGLSYLFISHDLKVVRALCHRVMVMQYGKIVEQGPVADVLTNPQTEYTQRLVRAAFDIAA, encoded by the coding sequence ATGAACGAACCCAAATTCACGCCGGTCTCAAACGATCGCCACGACCTTGGCAGCCATGGCCGCGAACTGATCCTCGACGCCCGCAATATCGGCGTGGACTTCAAGGTCGAGGGCGGCACCGTCAACGCCGTGCGCGATGTGTCGTTCCAGTTGCACAAGGGCGAAACCATCGCCCTGGTGGGGGAAAGCGGCTCCGGCAAGTCGGTGACCGCCCGCACGTTGATGAAGCTTCTGACCAAGCGCGCGACCATCCTGCCCGAGACGCAGATCACCCTGTCGGGCCAGAACATCGTCACCATGACCGACAAACAGATGCGCAAGCTGCGCGGCAACGACCTGGCGATGATCTTCCAGGAGCCGATGAGCAGCCTCAACCCGGTTTACACCATCGGCCAGCAGCTCTGCGAAGTCCTCCACCTGCACAACCGCATGAGCCGGGCTGACGCCATGAAAAAGGCAGAGGCCCTGCTCGAGGAAGTGCAGATCCCCGAGCCCAAGGCTCGTCTCAACAATTACCCCCACCAACTCTCGGGCGGCCAGCGCCAGCGCGTCATGATCGCCATGGCCCTGGCCAACCGTCCCGACGTGCTGATCGCCGACGAACCCACCACCGCGCTGGACGTGACTGTACAGGCCCAGATCCTGCACCTGATCGACAATCTCAAGGACAAGTACGGCATGGCGGTGATCCTGATCACCCATGACCTGACCATCGTCCGCCAGTTCAGCGAATATGTCTATGTCATGCAGAACGGAAGGGTGCAGGAGCACAATGCCACGGAAGCGCTCTTCGCCAATCCCCAACACGCCTATACCAAGCATCTGCTGGCCTCCGAACCCAAGGGCACGGCCCTGCCCCTGGCCGAGGGCGCTCATGAGACGGTGCTGGAAGGCAAGGAGGTCAAGGTCAGCTTCACCCTCAAGCGCGGCGGTTTCTTCAAACCGGACTTCTTCGAGCTCAAAGCTGTCGACAACCTCGACATAAAGTTGATGCGCCACGAAACGCTGGGCATTGTCGGCGAATCCGGCTCGGGCAAGACCACGTTCGGTCAGGCGCTGATCCGCCTTATCGGCAACCAGGGCGGCCAGATCTTTTTTGATGGCGAGCCGATCCACGACAAGGACCGTGCGGCCATGCGCCCGCTCCGCTCCCGCATGCAGATCGTCTTCCAGGACCCCTTTGCCAGCCTCAATCCGCGCATGTCGATCCGCCAGATCATCGAAGAGGGGCTGATCGTCAACCAGATCGGCGCCAATGGCCGCGAGCGCGTCGACCGCGTCCGCCAGGCGCTGGTTGATGCCGGCATGCCCGACACCATCCTCAACCGCTTCCCGCACGAATTTTCGGGGGGCCAGCGCCAGCGCATCGCCATCGCTCGTGCCATTGCGCTTGAGCCAGAATTCATCCTGCTCGACGAGCCGACCTCGGCGCTCGACCTGTCCGTCCAGGCCCAGATCATCGACCTGCTGCGCAAGCTGCAGGATGAAAAGGGCCTCTCCTATCTCTTCATCAGCCACGACCTCAAAGTCGTTCGCGCCCTCTGCCACCGCGTCATGGTGATGCAATATGGCAAGATCGTCGAACAGGGGCCTGTGGCCGACGTCCTCACCAATCCTCAAACCGAATATACCCAGCGCCTTGTCCGCGCTGCGTTCGACATAGCCGCTTAG
- a CDS encoding ABC transporter permease translates to MPTPAEDITEHIPPVSRYGSGSETYATLVWRRFRRSPMGMIGLILVALMLLVSIFADFFAPMDPKQANLPFAPPDVIAFEDPQGNFSLIPWVYPVGDTGEFDPVTFQPLTGLIKDDPTPTGFFVTGHSYQLFWFVPANIHFFGTTDGRPIQLLGTDKFGRDILSRGIIGSRISLMIALAVVSITTIVGTLVGISSGYIGGRLDNWVQRFVEFVLAFPQLPLYLALTSLIPVTAPSNVFLSFVIFVMAVLGWAQLSREVRSKTLSLARIEYVRAAIAVGATDSRIITRHILPNVLSHVIVSITLAVPSVVLLESFLGFLGFAVKPPLISWGLMLQDTGTFSVIGSYPWILSPVIFVLITVFAFNALGDGLRDAIDPY, encoded by the coding sequence ATGCCGACCCCCGCCGAGGACATCACCGAGCATATCCCCCCGGTCAGCCGTTATGGCTCCGGCAGCGAAACCTATGCCACCCTGGTCTGGCGCCGCTTCAGGCGTTCGCCCATGGGCATGATCGGGCTGATCCTGGTGGCGCTGATGCTGCTGGTATCGATATTCGCCGATTTCTTCGCGCCAATGGATCCCAAGCAGGCCAACCTGCCCTTCGCGCCACCCGACGTCATTGCCTTCGAGGACCCGCAGGGCAATTTCAGCCTCATTCCCTGGGTCTATCCCGTCGGCGATACCGGCGAGTTCGACCCGGTCACCTTCCAGCCCCTGACCGGGCTGATCAAGGATGACCCGACACCCACCGGCTTCTTCGTCACCGGCCACAGCTACCAGCTGTTCTGGTTCGTCCCGGCCAATATCCACTTCTTCGGCACCACCGACGGTCGCCCCATCCAGCTGCTGGGTACCGACAAGTTCGGCCGCGATATCCTCAGCCGCGGCATCATCGGCTCGCGCATCTCGCTGATGATCGCCCTGGCCGTGGTCTCCATTACCACCATTGTCGGCACGCTGGTCGGCATCAGCTCTGGCTATATCGGCGGTCGCCTCGACAACTGGGTACAGCGCTTCGTCGAGTTCGTGCTGGCCTTCCCGCAACTGCCCCTCTATCTGGCGCTCACCTCCCTGATCCCGGTCACCGCGCCGTCCAATGTGTTCCTGAGCTTCGTCATCTTCGTCATGGCCGTGCTCGGCTGGGCGCAGCTGAGCCGCGAGGTGCGCTCGAAAACCCTGTCCCTGGCCCGCATCGAATATGTGCGTGCCGCCATCGCCGTCGGCGCCACGGACAGCCGCATCATCACCCGGCACATCCTGCCCAATGTGCTCAGCCACGTCATCGTCTCGATCACCCTGGCTGTGCCATCGGTCGTGCTGCTCGAAAGCTTCCTGGGTTTCCTCGGCTTTGCGGTCAAGCCGCCGCTGATCTCCTGGGGCCTGATGCTGCAGGACACCGGTACCTTCTCGGTGATCGGCTCCTATCCCTGGATTCTGAGCCCCGTCATCTTCGTGCTGATCACCGTGTTCGCGTTCAACGCCCTGGGCGATGGCCTGCGCGACGCCATCGACCCCTATTGA